A window of Paenibacillus sp. 19GGS1-52 contains these coding sequences:
- a CDS encoding histidine phosphatase family protein codes for MFYQGEGNERNRGLTDMGKQDSRTITELLRNEVIDTFISSPYSRAIMTIEELAQLSDKEIIVFEDLKELVFSREDMIIPDKEVYSLVSKMFIDSNYKEPYGESISDCQRRSVARLKEILKNYKGQKIAIGTHGLVMTLMMGYFDGQYGYEFLMKTSKPDVYRMEFKGGELINTQRIYKI; via the coding sequence ATATTTTATCAAGGAGAAGGAAATGAACGGAATCGAGGATTAACTGATATGGGTAAGCAGGATTCCCGTACAATAACCGAACTATTGAGGAATGAGGTAATTGATACTTTTATTTCAAGTCCTTATAGTCGCGCTATTATGACCATTGAGGAACTGGCTCAACTAAGTGATAAAGAGATTATAGTGTTTGAAGATCTTAAAGAACTGGTATTTTCAAGAGAGGACATGATTATTCCGGATAAGGAAGTATACTCACTTGTAAGTAAGATGTTTATAGACTCAAACTACAAAGAACCTTATGGTGAGTCCATAAGTGACTGTCAACGGCGATCTGTAGCAAGATTGAAAGAAATACTAAAGAACTATAAAGGACAGAAAATAGCAATAGGAACACATGGATTAGTTATGACATTAATGATGGGGTATTTTGATGGTCAATACGGGTATGAGTTTTTAATGAAAACATCAAAACCAGATGTATATAGGATGGAGTTTAAAGGTGGAGAATTAATAAATACCCAAAGAATATATAAGATATAG
- a CDS encoding spermine/spermidine synthase: MLEIVERCTTDRGEIQLQRRGQHYEIIYNGTFLMSTYNGESERLLVKAAFDRCDNVSSVLIGGLGVGFSLAESLLSSKVVKVDIVEIEEVIIKWNKEYLQIFSSSALDDPRTNIINTDLIKWIYSTENKYDVICLDIDNGPDWVVSNSNSNLYADHGIHELVRLLNPGGVISFWSANESSDFMGILKEVFETVEVILIPQKLGEPDYVYLGKSPTANLAERSIILP, from the coding sequence ATGCTAGAAATAGTGGAGCGCTGCACTACAGACAGGGGAGAAATACAGCTTCAAAGAAGAGGTCAACATTATGAAATCATCTATAATGGTACCTTTCTTATGTCGACTTATAATGGAGAATCTGAGAGATTACTAGTAAAAGCAGCGTTTGATCGATGTGATAATGTCAGTAGTGTACTGATTGGGGGTCTAGGTGTAGGCTTCTCATTGGCTGAATCGTTACTATCTTCCAAAGTTGTGAAAGTTGATATAGTAGAAATTGAAGAGGTTATTATAAAATGGAACAAAGAATATCTTCAAATATTCTCTTCATCTGCGCTAGATGATCCACGGACAAACATAATTAATACAGATCTCATTAAATGGATTTATAGTACAGAGAACAAATATGATGTTATTTGTTTAGATATTGATAATGGTCCAGACTGGGTTGTATCTAACTCGAACAGTAATTTGTATGCAGATCATGGAATTCATGAACTCGTGAGATTGTTAAATCCGGGAGGCGTTATTTCGTTTTGGAGTGCTAATGAATCATCAGATTTCATGGGGATATTAAAAGAAGTATTTGAAACAGTAGAAGTAATCCTAATTCCCCAAAAGTTAGGCGAACCAGATTATGTTTATCTAGGCAAATCTCCTACAGCGAATCTAGCGGAGCGTTCCATAATTCTCCCTTAG
- a CDS encoding sensor histidine kinase → MRRILSRLKLNTLRNQMLLGFLAVMLIILTFVGGITFHSVSTMLKNNAEKHIQQTAIQANGRLEGILEQINSLTTLVSTNEYIQQLLLRDIEGQPATFAERQALPPIINLVQMYTDGIKSVELYKNDGARLYPLDGSSLRDKVPEDWIKQATEKKGALVWFGIDPLDTTSVLAIRQISLIDRHFATGGYLLIRSDRSKFALKGSLSGEGEEDAETILLLGSDGQFITSNDDTISQETAGKLLEGTNDHVASIGKNSFIVVKQRSFVTGWTLLILTPVNVITKGISVLRTTILASAIMGTLLFTLLSFFLSTLITRPVFKLIKAMRDTRLGILKPIENISFTMEIQELNYSYNKMVDNINELIQLVYDKEVSRSHTELKALQAQINPHFLFNSLDVLHWSLLEKDEDQLAEYVVAMSDLFRYTITGSSKGRWVKLHDELEHVKRYLLIMKMRFEDRLVWEIEAPPEFADVELPRLLLQPLVENAILHGVESKIEPGLVKLTVTRDGERITIMVEDDGVGMDEEKLRSLLEGLDSGKVSSSKDSGLGIANVQKRLQLLFSGKNEQSAVMAIDSQKGQGTRISIQIPVRGGRTL, encoded by the coding sequence GTGCGGCGAATACTATCGAGATTAAAGTTAAATACGCTGCGGAATCAAATGCTGCTCGGTTTTCTCGCCGTTATGCTCATCATTCTGACGTTCGTCGGGGGGATTACGTTTCATTCAGTCTCGACGATGCTCAAGAACAACGCGGAGAAGCATATCCAGCAAACCGCGATTCAGGCCAATGGCCGCTTGGAGGGCATTCTCGAACAGATCAATTCTCTGACGACCCTGGTATCGACCAACGAGTATATCCAGCAACTGCTTTTACGTGATATAGAGGGTCAGCCCGCTACCTTTGCAGAACGGCAGGCGCTGCCACCCATCATCAACCTGGTCCAAATGTATACGGACGGCATCAAATCCGTAGAGCTTTACAAGAATGACGGAGCGAGATTGTACCCTCTCGACGGCAGCAGCCTGAGAGATAAGGTGCCTGAGGATTGGATTAAGCAGGCGACAGAGAAGAAAGGAGCTCTCGTCTGGTTCGGCATCGATCCGCTCGATACTACATCGGTTTTGGCAATTCGGCAGATCAGCCTCATCGATCGGCATTTCGCTACAGGTGGGTATTTGCTCATTCGCTCAGACCGCAGCAAGTTTGCGCTAAAAGGCTCCTTGTCTGGAGAGGGAGAAGAGGATGCGGAGACGATCTTGCTCTTAGGTTCCGATGGCCAGTTCATCACGTCCAATGATGATACTATTTCGCAAGAGACAGCAGGCAAGCTGCTGGAGGGGACCAACGATCATGTCGCATCCATTGGCAAGAACTCCTTTATCGTCGTCAAGCAACGGTCTTTCGTAACTGGATGGACGCTGCTTATCTTAACGCCAGTTAACGTCATCACCAAAGGAATATCGGTCTTGCGCACGACCATTCTCGCATCGGCCATCATGGGTACCTTGCTGTTCACCTTGCTTTCTTTTTTCCTGTCTACGCTCATCACCCGGCCTGTGTTCAAGCTGATCAAAGCCATGAGAGATACTCGTCTTGGGATTCTGAAGCCCATCGAAAACATATCGTTCACTATGGAAATTCAGGAACTGAATTATTCCTACAACAAAATGGTTGATAACATCAATGAGCTGATCCAGTTGGTTTATGACAAAGAGGTATCTCGGAGCCATACGGAGTTAAAGGCACTCCAAGCTCAAATCAATCCGCATTTTTTGTTTAATTCCCTTGATGTTCTGCACTGGTCACTACTGGAAAAGGATGAAGACCAACTGGCTGAATATGTGGTCGCCATGTCTGATTTATTCCGTTATACCATCACTGGATCGAGTAAAGGTAGATGGGTGAAGCTGCACGACGAATTGGAGCATGTGAAGCGATATTTGCTCATTATGAAAATGCGCTTTGAAGACCGTTTGGTTTGGGAAATTGAGGCTCCTCCCGAATTTGCAGATGTGGAACTACCTCGACTGTTGCTGCAGCCGCTAGTGGAGAATGCTATATTGCATGGAGTCGAGAGCAAGATTGAACCCGGTTTGGTAAAGTTGACGGTTACTCGTGACGGAGAACGGATCACTATTATGGTGGAAGACGACGGGGTGGGAATGGATGAGGAGAAGTTACGCTCTCTTCTGGAAGGGCTGGATAGCGGCAAGGTGTCTTCTTCTAAAGATTCCGGTCTCGGAATCGCCAATGTGCAGAAGAGGCTTCAACTGTTATTTTCGGGAAAGAACGAGCAGAGCGCGGTAATGGCTATTGATAGCCAGAAGGGCCAAGGCACTCGTATAAGTATTCAAATTCCTGTCCGAGGAGGCAGAACGTTATGA
- a CDS encoding response regulator — translation MRSRTILIVEDEPRSREGMKKILGVWAAGQYEILTASNGVAAMQILEEIPIELMITDIRMPEMSGLALVSKMREKRIQRQPSVILISGHAEFEYAQQAIHLSVVDYLLKPASREKLIESVENALKAGQEQEHIGFMRKMADPHLMAVREEEAALRDPIRQAMHYMEMHIMEPISLQEVALHVHLNGSYFSALFKEQCQMNFSEYVARRKMQKAKEMLLKTNLPIAEIASRTGYQTVKYFNKLFKEYEGMSPGRYRTMRNGMEGHIQ, via the coding sequence ATGAGGAGCCGAACGATTCTTATCGTCGAAGATGAACCGAGATCGAGAGAAGGAATGAAGAAAATATTGGGGGTTTGGGCTGCTGGTCAATATGAGATTCTAACGGCAAGCAATGGGGTGGCCGCTATGCAAATTCTGGAGGAGATTCCCATCGAACTCATGATAACGGATATCCGTATGCCTGAAATGAGCGGACTTGCTCTGGTTAGTAAAATGAGGGAGAAAAGGATCCAGCGTCAGCCATCCGTTATTCTCATCTCCGGACATGCTGAGTTCGAGTATGCCCAGCAAGCGATTCATTTGTCCGTAGTAGACTATTTGCTCAAGCCGGCCAGCCGGGAAAAGCTGATCGAATCCGTGGAGAATGCCTTGAAGGCAGGGCAAGAGCAGGAACATATTGGTTTCATGCGGAAGATGGCAGATCCTCATTTGATGGCCGTAAGGGAAGAAGAAGCCGCGTTAAGAGATCCGATCCGCCAGGCGATGCACTATATGGAAATGCATATTATGGAGCCGATCAGCCTGCAGGAAGTCGCCCTGCATGTACATCTGAATGGGAGTTATTTCAGTGCACTTTTCAAAGAGCAATGCCAGATGAATTTCAGCGAATACGTCGCCCGCAGAAAAATGCAGAAAGCGAAGGAAATGTTGCTGAAGACAAATCTGCCCATAGCGGAAATTGCCAGCCGCACCGGTTATCAGACCGTCAAATATTTTAATAAGCTGTTCAAGGAATACGAAGGAATGAGTCCGGGGCGGTATCGAACGATGAGGAACGGAATGGAAGGCCATATCCAGTAA